The window CGTGGCCTCGGCGGCACCCGCGACCGCCACGGCCGGCGCGGCCGCGTCCACGAGCACGAGCACGAGCACGGATCCGACGGCCGGCACGACGGCACCGGCCGGGGCGGGCACCGGCGGCCCCGGCTCGCTGACCGTCGGCATCACCAGCCCGGTGTCCGTCGCGGGGCACGTCAACACGCCGGTGAGCTGCGAGGTCGCCGGGCGGCGCTACGCCGAGTCGGCGACCGGCGTCGTGAACGGGGCCACGGTCGCCGAGAGCGTGCGGGTCGCGGGTTACACCGGACCGGGCTCGTACGCGGCGGTGGTGACCGTGTCCCTGGTCGCGAACGACGCCTCCCGGTACGCCATCGACGCCGTGCCGGCAACCGTCGAGATCACCTCGACCGGCGGTTCTGTCTCGTTCAGCGCCAGCACATACGCCGGCCGCACCCTGGCGGGCTCGATCAACTGGGCCTGCTCGTAGCCCTCGCCGTCCGTGTGGATTCCTTTACTGCGTCGGCTGGACCTGTCAGCGTGGACGAGTGCGGGCGCTGATCAAATACTGCGCGACGCCGGCTGGCCCCGTCGCGTATTCGACAATGGGGTCTGGACCGGCCTTGTTGTGCGACTCGGGGTGGATCACCCACCTCCGTGAGCAGCTGGATCTGCTTTCCTTTGGCAGGTTCGTCGAACGCCTCGCGCAGCATTTCACGGTGATTCGCTTCGACAAGCCCGGATGTGGCCTGTCGGATCGGGACGGAGCAGACCTCTCGTTCGACGGTCAGGTGGCTGCGGCGCTGGCGGTCGCCGACGCGGTGGGCACGCGCCGCTTCCGCCTGTTCGGCGCCTCGCAGGGGGGTCAGATCGCCGCCGCGATCGCGGCGAGGTGCCCGGAACGGGTCGAGGCGCTCGTGGTCTACGGAATGTGCGCCGACGGCCGAGAGCTGGCTCCGCTCGACGTCAGGAAGTCCGTCGTCGCGCTGGTGCGGGCGCACTGGGGCATGGGGCTGCAGGCGCTGGCGAACGCATTCGTCACCGATCCCACCGCGGACGAGATGGCGGCGTTCACCCGGTTCCAGCGGACGAGCGCCTCGGCCGCGGTGGCCGCCCAGCTGCTGGAGGTGTACTACGACACGGACATCCGGGCGCTCCTTCCGGCGGTCCGGACGCCGACCGCGGTCCTGCACCGCGAAGGCGACCGAGGCACCAGGTTCGAGCTGGGCCGCGCGGTCGCCGCGAGTATCCCCGGGGCCACCCTGATCCCGCTGCCAGGCTCCAGCCATCTCTACTACCACGGCGACTGGGAGGCGGTCCTGGACGCGGCACTCACCTTTCTTGGCCAGCCCGCGCGCAGGGGACAACGGCTGACGGACCGTGAGTTCGAGATCGCCGAACTGGTGACCGAGGGGCTCACCAACCATGCCATCGCCGGCCGGCTGTCCGTCGCGCCGCGAACGATCGAAACGCACGTGGAGAACATCCGACGCAAGCTGCGGATGAGCTCCCGCGCCCAGATCGCGGCCTGGACCACCGAACAGCGGCTGCGCCGGCACCGCTGAAGGATCGGTCGAACACCCGATATCCGCGGCCGCCAACCGTGCCAGGACCACGCCGGAGCGGTGCCAGGCCAGTAGTTCACCCGATAGGCGGCCCGACGCGGCGGTCCTAGCGTCGACCTCATGTCACCCGTCTCGATCCCGGCGCCCCTACCGGCCACCGGGAAACAGTCACCGCGCCCGGCGCCACCGACCCTGGCAGTCCCAACCTGTTTCCACGGCCCGGCCGAGAGCGCGGCGTCATGACTGCGCGGCGCGGGGTGGGCCTCACCCCCATGGAGACCCGGCGAGACGTCATCGTCAGGGCCGCAGTGCTGGCAGAAGAGCTGGGATACGAGACCTTCGCGGTTCCCGAGGGATGGGGCCTGGACTCCACCCCGGTCGTGACTGAGATCGCGCTGCGCACCACTCGTATCCAGCTGGCCTCGGCTGTCCTGTCGGTGTGGGGGCGCACCCCGGCGACACTGGCGATGACCGCCGCCACCCTGCACCAGGTCTGTGCGGGGCGCTACGTGCTCGGCCTGGGTGCCAGCACGAAAGCACTGGTCGAGGGGTTTCACGACGTGCCGTTCGAGCATCCGGCCGCGAAGCTGCGCGAGGTCGTCACCCAGGTCCGCGCGCTGCTCGCCGGCGAGCCGGCCCAGCTGCGCCACCTCCCTGGCGCGCACCCGCTGCGACTGGGCCAGTCCCCGACCTCCGAGGTGCCGATCTTCCTCGCGGCACTCGGCCCACGCACGACCCGGGTGGCCGCCGAGGTCGGCGACGGCTGGATCCCCGCGCTGATGGCCCGGGACCACCTCCCGGCCGCGGCGGAGCAGCTCAACCGGCTGCGGGCGACCGTCGCTCCGGACCGGGCGGCTCTCACCGTGGCGGCCGGCCCCATCGCCGTCGCCGATGAGAACCCCGACACCGCCCGGCACATCGCCGCCTCCTGCGCCGCCTGGTACCTCACCGCCATGGGCGGCGTCTATGCCCGGTCGGTGTCCGATCAGGGCTACGCCCCCCAGATCAGCGCCATCGCGGATGCCAACCCGCGACCGAGCCCGCGGCGCGGCATCATTCCCCCTGCCGCCCAGTCCGTCCTCGACCAGCTCGCCGCCTACGGAACCGGCGGCCAGGTCACCGAGCAGCTAGCGGCCTGGGACCAGGTCGCCGACGTCGTCACCATCCTGCTGCCACCTGGCCTGCCCTGGCCCACCATCGAGGCCACCCTCGTCGCCGCGGCGCCACCGGCCGCCGGCCGGGCCGAGGGACCGAACGCCGCCGTGCCCCGCCCAGGTTCCGCCCAGGTCCTCCGATGAGGAGTCGTGATGGGGTTCTATGACGACCAGGTGCTGCCCCGGATCACCGACCTCGCCCTCGGCAGACCGATGGAGGAGACCCGGGCGCGCGTCGCGGCCGGGCTGTCCGGCGAGGTTCTCGAGATCGGTTTCGGGTCGGGACGCAACATTCCGCATCTTCCAGCAGGCGTCACTCGCCTGCTCGCGGTCGAGCCCGCGGCCGTCGGCCGCAAACTCGCGGCGTCTCGCATTGCCGCGGCGCCCGCCCCGGTCGAGTTCATCGGTGACGATGGCCAGGCGCTACCCCTTCCGGACGAGTCGGTCGACCATGTGCTGACGACCTGGACACTGTGCACCATCCCCGATGCCGAACAGGCGCTGCGCGAGATCCATCGAGTACTGCGGCCCGGCGGCACGATGCACTTCACCGAGCACGGCCGCTCGCCCAGACCCGGCGTAGCCCGCTGGCAGGACCGGCTCACACCTTCCTGGGGCCGACTCGCCGGAGGCTGCAAGCTCAACCGCCGGATCGACGAGCTGGTCGAGAAGTCCGGACTAACCGTGGAGTCGGTCAGGACGTATCCGATGAGCGGTACGGCGCTGATGGGTTTCGCCTACGAGGGCGTCGCGTCGAAACCGGGCACAGCCGACCTCCAAGAGCAGCGTCACTGAGTCGAGTTCGTCGCGCGGCTCGCGCGGTACGCGCGGTTGCGCGGGCGCAGCACAGCGGCGGCGAGGACAGCGGCGAACAGGGAGCTGGCCAGGATGGCGATCTTTATGTGGTCGTCGTGGCCGCTGCCGGTGCCGAAGGCGAGCTCGCCGATGAGCAGGGAGACGGTGAACCCGATTCCCGCCAGGACCGCCAGCCCGAGAACATCGATCCAGGCGAGCTCGTCGTCGAGGGTGGCGTGGGTGAAGCGGGCTACCAGAAAGGTAGCGGCCATGATCCCCACGGGTTTTCCGATGAGGAGGCCGAGCATGACCCCGAGGGCGGCACGGTCTGTCAGAGCGTCGGTCAGGCCGTGCAGGCCGCCGATGGTGACCCCGGCGGAGAGGAACGCGAAGACCGGCACCGCGACACCGGCCGAGATCGGCCGCCAGCGGCGCTCGAAATGCTCGGCCAGCCCGGGACCCGTCGGGGGCCCGCCGGCCTGGTCGCCATGTCGTCGTCGTACCGGCACGGCGAATCCCAGGAGCACCCCGGCGACGGTCGCGTGCACACCGGAGGCGTGTACCAGCATCCACGTGGCCGCGGCCAGGGGAAGCAGCAGCCACCACGCCCGTACTCGGCGTTGCACCAGGACGGTGAACACCGCGAACGGCACCAGGGCGCCCAGCAGCGGGACGACCGAGAGGTGGCGGGTGTAGACGACCGCGATGATGACGATGGCGAGCAGGTCGTCGACCACGGCGAGGGTCAGCAGGAAGGTCCGCGGCGCCGGCGGCAGATGCCGTCCGACGACGGCCAGCACCGCCAGCGCGAACGCGATGTCGGTGGCGGTCGGGATCGCCCAGCCCCGGGACGCGCCGCCGTCGAGATTGACCAGCGAGTACAGCACGGCCGGAACCGCGACGCCTCCCATGGCGGCGACGACCGGAACGGCGGCTCGCCGCGGATCACGCAGATCGCCGGCGACGAACTCGCGTTTGAGTTCCAACCCCGCCACGAAGAAGAAGATCGCGAGCAGTCCGTCGGCCGCCCATTCGGCCACCGTGAGATCCAGACGCAGCCGGGCCGGCCCCAGGCGGTAGGACACCATCGACTGGTAGGAGGCCGACCACGGCGAGTTCGCCCAGACCAGAGCCAGGACGGTGGCCACCAGCAACACCGCGCCGCCGATGGTCTCCTTGCGCAGGATGGCGGCGATCCGACGGCTCTCCGGCCACGATCCACGATCGAACACCACGAACCGGCGAGGTGGGCTCTCGGGCACGGCGGACTCCTCGCCACGGGGTCAGGTCACCAGCCGCCGACCAGACTTCCCGGCACACCGGCACCGACAGTAGCCGAAGCCGCGGACAAGGCGCGTGCGCCTCAGCCGAAAGCCACGATGCCAGGCCTCCCGATCGACCGGCCGCACGCTCGCGGGCTCGATCAGCTGGGCCTGCTCGTGGCTCAGGCCACCCCGGCGGCCGCGCGCCGGGGTGGCCCGGACGCCCGGACGCCCGGGCACCGGGGCACCGGGGCACCGGGGCACCGGCGTCGACGCTGTCAGGCGTCCCTGCGTTCGAGGAGTACCGCGGCGGCAAGCAGCGCGCCGAGGGCCCACAACGCCAGGACGCCGAGACCCTTCCAGGGGCCGATCGCGAGGTCGCCGGAGGTGGCCTGCACCGCCAGGCCAGCACTCGCCGGCTCGATCCGCTGCAGGCGCCGTTGCCAGGCCGGGTCGGCCACCGCGGCGTTCACGATCGGGAGCGCGTACAGGAGCGCGAGGACCGTCCCCATCCCGGCGGCCGGGCTACGGACGGCCGCCGCGATCCCGAGGCTCAACAGGCCGATGAGGACCAGGTACAGCACCGAGCCGACCGCCGGGCGCGCGGCCAGGGTGTGCGCGGGCAGCAGGAACCGACCCGCGGCCACGGACCCGGCCACGGCGACGGCCGCCGCGGCCGCCACCACGGCGGCGACGACCGCCGCCTTGGCGGCCAGCACCCTGCTGCGGCGCGGCATGGCCGTGAACGTCACCACAGCCAGGCCGCTGGCGTACTCGTCGCCGACGGCCAGCACGGCCAGGACCGCCACGACCGCCTGACCCAGCTGCACTCCGGTGAGGCTCAGCCTCGGCAGGTCCGCGCCGGGCAGCGGGTCCGAGAACCCGGCCGCGACCGCGCTCACCGCGACCGTGCCGGCGACGACCGCGGCCAGCAGCGCCAGCGTGCCCGGCGACGTGCGCAGCTTGGTCCACTCGGCGCGCACTGTGTTCATGGTTCGCTCCGTGCGGGCGGCGCGCTCCGGCCCCTTCCTTGCTTCGCTGCGGAAGGGACCTCCGCGCGCCGTCCTCCTCCGCTCACGGGCGCTCCGGCGACCTCCGCTGCGGCCCAACCCACTTCGCTGCGCTCGTGGGCCGGGCCTCCGCGGAGGCGCGCCTCCGCGCCGCACGGTCGCCCGCCGCTGAACGTCGCCAATCCACGAACGACCTCTGTTCGCGGGGCACTTCGCTGCGCTCGTGGGCGGGCTTCCGCGGAGGCGCGCCTCCGCGCCCCGTTCGGTCGCGGCACGCTGTAGCGTCGCCAAGCCGAGGCTGCTTCCTCGCACGGGCAACCTCGCTGCGCTCGTGGGCGGGGCTCCGTGGCATCCGTCGGCGTCATGCGTCCCGCCGGCGTTGCGTCACCGCGGCGGCGGCGAGGACCACGGCCGCCCAGCCGGCAAGGACGGCGAAGCCGGCCCACGGCGCGAGCGGGAAGTACCCGTCGGCCGGCGTGTAGAGGTTCGCCACCTGCGGATACTCCGGCGACGCCTGCTGCAGCGCGAACGCCGCCGCCGGGCTGACGCGCAGCAGCCAGCGCGCCGCGTCGCCCGTCAGGACGGTCATGGCCAGCAGGTATGGCAGGACGATCACGAGGACCGCGGTGGTGACCGCGGTGACGCCGCGCCGCAGCAGCGTCCCGAGGCCGAGGGCCAGGACCGCGGCTACGGCGAGCAGGGCCGCGGTGCCGACGACGACGCGCGCCTCGGTGCCGGCCGGGGCGGCATGGACGTACACGCCGTTGCCGCGCAGCACCCGTTGCCCGAGGGTGATCGTGGCCGCCGCCGCGGCCAGGCCGGCGACGAACATGACGCCGCCGACGACGGTGGCCTTCGCGGCCAGGACCCGCAGGCGGTGCGGACTGGCCGCGAACGTCGTCCGGACGAGTCCGCGACGGTACTCCGCGGTGACGAACACGGTGCCCACGACGACGGCCAGGATCAGGCCGACGAAGGTGCCGACCAGCGTCTGGGCGATGGACACCCCGAGGCCCCCGGCGCCGGCCACGGCCGGCGCGATGTCGCCGGAACCGGTCAGGCGCACGGCGTCGCCGACCCGCTCGACCCCCAGCGCGGCGCCCAGGGGATCGCCCGACGGCCCGCTCGGCGCGCCGATGACGTCCGGGTGCCAGGCCGCGCCGGTCCAGCCGTCCCGCGCGGCGAGGTGGTCGAACGTGCCGGTCACCTGGGTCGGCCCGCCCATGGCGCCGGACATCAGCCCGGCGTGCAGCTCCTCGGAGTGCTGCGGGGACGTGGCGAACAGCCCGACCTCGACGGTCGGCGGCAGGCCGGGCAGCCGAGCGGTGCCGACGGTCGTCCACCGGCCGCCGTCGACGGACTCGGCGGCCGTGACGGTGTCCCCGGATCGGCTCAGGCGCAGCCAGCGAGGGGCGGTGGTGGTGGTGTCGCCGGGGCTGCCTGCGACGTCGTGGGTGTAGTCGTACTGCAGCCGCACCCCGTGGCCACCGGTGACCATGACCGCCGCGTACGACGAGCCCTGCCCCGTGCCCGCCCTGACGATGAGGCCGGCCTTGGCCCACGGCTCGACGGTGTGGCTCGGCGCGTCCGGGTCCACCCCGGACGCCAGGCCGGTGATGGCGGTGACCCGGGCGATGACCTCGCCGTCCCCGGCGAGCGCCTGGTGCAGGAACGTGAAGGTGTCGGTGACCTCCTCGCCGCCGGGGCCGACCGGCAGCGAGCACTCGGATCCCGGGCCGTTCTTGCCACAGCTCCCCTGCATCCCCGGCATGAGCCCGAACGCCACGATGACGCCGACGATGGCGACGGTGGCGATGACCCAGCCGCGGATGGTCCGGAACTTCGTCCACTCGGCCCGCAGCGTGTCCGCGAACGCGCTCATCGTGCCTCCTCCGTGGTGGCGGCCGACGCGGCGGCGCGGTACTCCACGGCGTCGCGGGTGAGCTCCAGGTAGGCGTCCTCGAGCGTCGCCCGGTGCGCGGCGAGCTCGGAGAACGGCACGCGGTGGCGGCTGAGCAGCGCGGCGATCGCCTCGGCCGGCAGGCCGGCCACGACGAGCGTGCCGTCCCCGGCGGCCGTGACGGAACCGCCACCGCCCGCCAGCACCACCGCCGCGCGCGCGGCCGAGGAACGTACCGTGACCCGGCCGTCCGACACGGCGGCCAGCAGCTCGGGGACGCTCGCGTCGGCGAGGACCCGGCCCCGGCCGGCGACCACGACGTGGTCGGCGATGTCCTGCAGCTGGCTCATCAGGTGGCTGGAGACCAGGACCGCCCTCCCCTCGGCGGCGAGCGCCCGGGTGAGACCGCGCATCCAGATGATCCCTTCGGGATCCATGCCGTTGAACGGCTCGTCGAGCATCAGCGCCGGCGGGTCGCCGAGCAGCGCGGCGGCGATGCCGAGGCGTTGCCGCATGCCGAGCGAGAACCCCCCGGCCCGGCGCCGGCCGACGGAACCGAGCCCGACGGCGTCGAGGACCTCGTCGACCCGGCCGGCCCCGAGCCCCTGGGAGTGCGCGAGCCACAGCAGGTGGTTGCGGGCGGTGCGGCCCGGCGAGACCGCGGCCGCGTCGAGGAGCGCGCCGACGTGGCGCAGCGGGTGGCGCAGGGAGCGGTACGGGTGCCCGTCGATCAGGGCCTCGCCGTCGTCGGCGGCATCGAGGCCGAGGACGACCCGCATGGTGGTCGACTTGCCGGCGCCGTTCGGCCCGACGAAGCCGGTGACCTGCCCCGGCTGGACGGTGAACGTCATTCCGTCCAGGGCGGTGGTCTCGCCGAACCGTTTCCGCAGTCCGTTCACGGTGATCATAGGTCGGGGTTCTAACCGTCCGGCGGTGTCAGCACGGTGCCGCCCGACGACACCTGGACGCCACCGCCGGCCTGGGATGGTGATGGGATGCGCGTCCTGGTGGTGGAGGACTTCGAGATTCTGGCCCGCACGATCAGGACCGGGCTGCGCCGCGAGGGGATGGCGGTCGACGTCGCGCTCGACGGTGACGACGCGCTGGCGCGCCTCGTGTCCACCCGGTACGACGTGGTGGTGCTCGACCGGGACCTGCCCGGCACGCACGGCGACGAGGTGTGCCGGCGGATCGTCGCCACGTACTCGGGCAGCCGGGTCCTCATGCTGACCGCGTCGAGCACGGTCAGGGACCGGGTCGACGGGCTTGGCCTGGGAGCCGACGACTACCTGCCGAAACCGTTCGACTTCGCCGAGCTGGTCGCCCGGATCCGGGCGCTGGCCCGCCGGCCGACCGCCCTGGTGCCGCCGGTGCTGGAGCACGGCGACCTGACCCTCGACCCGGGTCGGCGGGTCGCGTCCCGGGGCGGCCGGCGCCTCGACCTCAGCCCGAAGGAGCTCGGAGTGCTCGAATGCCTGCTCGCCGCGTCGGGACGGCCGGTGCCGGCCGAGGAGCTGCTCGAACGGGTGTGGGACGAGGCGGCGGACCCGTTCACGACCGCGGTGAAGACGACGATCCGCCGGCTGCGCGCCAAGCTGGGCGACCCGCCGGTGGTGTTCACCGTCCGCGAGGGCGGCTACCGGATCGGCGAGCTGTGATCCCCCGCCCGCGGTTGCCGCGGCGGCTGCGGACGCAGCTGATGCTGCTCTACGCCATCCCGTTCTTCGTGTCGGGCACGGTGCTGCTGACGGCGGCGCTGGTCGGGACCAGGTCGTCCGCGCCGGTCGGCGCGGTGCTCGATCCCGGGCTCGGGCCAGGCCCAGGGCCAGGGATGCGGCCGACCACGACGACGTATTTCCCGTTCCTCACCTGGTCGCTGTGCCTGGTCGCGCTGCTGCTGGTGTCGGTCGGGCTGGGCTGGCTGGTGACGGCCCGGTTCCTGCGGCCGCTGCGGACCATCACCGCGACGGCCCGGGACATCTCGGCGAGCAACCTGCACCGCCGGCTGGGGCCGACCGGCCGCGCCGACGAGTTCGCCGAGCTCGCGGCGACCCTCGACGACCTCTTCGGCCGGCTGGAGGCCGCGTTCGCGTCGCAGCGGCGCTTCGTGGCGAACGCGTCGCACGAGCTGCGCACACCTCTGACCGCGCAGCGAGCCGTCCTGCAGGTCGCCCTCGCCGACCCCGACACGACGGTCGACTCGTTGCGGGTGGCCTGCGGGGAGGTGCTTGAGCTGGGCGCGACGCAGGAGCGACTGATCGAGGCCCTGCTCACCCTGGCCAGCGGCGAGCAGGGCGTGGACCGGCGGGAGCCGTTCGACCTGGCCGACATCGCCCGGCAGGTCCTGTCGTACCGCCCATCGCATCGGCCCGCCGACGTGGCCGTCGACTCGACCCTCGACGCGGCACCCGCGTCGGGGGATCCGCGGCTGGTCGAGAGCCTGGTGGCGAACCTGGTCGACAACGCGCTGCGCTACAACGTGGCCGGTGGGCGGGTCGAGGTGACGACGTCGGCGACCTCCAGCGGGGCGCGGCTGTCCGTCCGCAACTCGGGGCCGGTCGTCCAGCCAGCGCAGGTCGCCCGACTTTTCGAGCCGTTCCAGCAGCTGCACGGCCGGCGCATCCGGCACGGCGAGGGCCACGGCCTGGGCCTCGCGATCGTCCGGGCGATCGCCGAGGCCCACGGCGCCCGGCTCGCCGCCGCGGCCCGGCCGACCGGCGGGCTGGACATCGAGGCCACCTTCCCGCGGTGATCGACCCAGCCGTGGAGACCGACAGACCCGGCGGCGGGCGGCGGGCGGCGCGCGCCGGACCCGGTCACCGATGAGTTCCCGGCCGTCGGTCAGTCTGACCAGGTAAAGCACCGAGCGGACCGCGGGACCGGGACCACGGCAATGCCGGAGGTCCACGACACAGCAAGCGGAAGTCCACGACCCAGCAAAGAGGAGAGTCCAGGATGCGCACTCTGATCGTCACCGCCTTCGTGTCCGTCGACGGCGTCATGGAGGCGCCGGGCGGCGAGGCGGAGTACCGGAACACCGGCTGGACCTTCAAGGACATCGACTTCGACCCGGCCGCCTATGAGATCAAGGGCCGGGAGCAGGAGGAGACCACGGCGCTGCTGCTGGGGCGGATCAGCTACGAGGCGTTCGCCCCGATCTGGCCGACGATGGAGGAGTTCGCGGGCTACAACGCGATGCCGCGTTACGTCGTCTCGACCACGCTCACGCAGGACGACCCGCGGTGGCCGGCGACGATCCTGCGCTCCGTCGACGAGGTCGCGGCGCTGAAGGAGACCGAGGGCGGCCCGATCGCGGTGCACGGCAGCGCGGAACTGGGGAAGAGCCTGGCCGACGCGGGCCTGGTCGACCGTTACCACCTGCTGGTGTTTCCCGTCCTGCTGGGCGCCGGGAAGCGGCTGTTCAGCGCGGCCGACAAGGACAAGGCCATGCTGAAGCTGGTGGAGTACCAGGCCTACGCCAACGGCGTCCAGAAGCAGGTGTTCGATGTGGTCCGCTGACGCGGGCAGCCCCAGCCGGCGGCCCCGGCGGCGGTGCGGGGCCGCCGGGGCAACCGACGGCTAGGAGAACTGGACGTTACGGATGACGCAGCGCAGATCGTCTTCCTTGCCGGACGCGCCGAGAATCGTCCAGTCGGCGCTTTTCCCGCCGGCGACTCCGGGCACCTTCACAACCTTCGTGTCGACGACCGTGTTGCCCTCGTCAAGCACGAAGTCGACCACGATCGAATAGTCCCGCTTGTCCTTCGAGCGGTTGTTCACCGTACCCGCGAACTTCCACTCACCCTTGTCGTCGCGGCCGCAGTCCCCGGGCACGGCGTCGGGCCGGGCGCCTTTCTCCGGGTCGCAGGAGGGGATATCTCCCACCTTCGGGGTCGGCGCGGCGACCGGATTCCGCGGCTTATCCGACGAGTCCGACGAGCACGCGGTCACCGTTCCCCCGGCCAGCACGGCGGCGGTCACCAACGGCACCATCCACCGTCGCGGCGCCGGTGTAGCCAAAGCCGACCTGCTCGCGTTCACCGCCCATCCCGGGAGATCTGGCGCCAGATCTGGTCCTCAAACCCGCAGGAACGGCTGAACAAGTAGATCCGCCGACGCACCGACGTCGTCGGGATCTTCCCGAACCGCGACGCCATCATCAGACTCGTCGGCGCCGTCCTCGCCGAACAGCACGACGAATGGATCGAGACCCACCGCTACTTCGGCCTGGAAATCCTCGCCAAAACCGACCCAGCCGAAACCGCGCCCGACACACCCGAGATCAGCGTGACCCCCGAAGCCCTCACCGCATAACCTGCACCCAGGATCACGCGACGTCACTCTCCGTACATCACGCCGCTGGACGCGACCTAGCTGCAGTGGGATTGCCATGGAGCCGCGTCGAACCTGTTACCGACAGCGACCTGCGGGCCCGTCCATCAACAGTCACACAGAGCAATCACAGGAGTCTTTAAGTCTGGGTCGCGTGTCGCAAACATGCAGTTCAGAGCACTCCGACATGTTCGAGCTGGGCAGTTAGATCAGGCTTGACAGCCACGGAACGTTAAGGAACCAGGCCCGGGCTGCGGGCTGCGGGGCATCACCGGCCAGCCCCGGCCTGACGACGGAACGGCCTGTTCGAGATCAGTCAGGCCACTGTCGCGCAGCGCCTGACTGATCTCGAAGCGGAATCGGTTCACGTTCGTGGGTTGTGGCCTTGGTTTACGCTGGGCACATGGTCACCGTCCGGCGCCGGAGCTTCGGCGCCCTCTGGGCGGTGGCCCTGCTGGTGATTGGCCTGCTGAGCGCGGGCGGTGGCGGCGGCGGTGCTGGCGCGGGAGCGTCGGACCGGGCGCTGGCCGCCGTCTCCTCGGTCGCGGGTTCCGCGGCCCGCGCGGATGTGGTCGTTCCCCGCGTCGATGGCCGCATGGCGGTGTCGGCGAAGCTGGCCCCCGATCATCCTGGCGATCTGGCCGTCGCGGCGACGCTCTTCGGGCTGACGCTGCCGGGTCTCGTCTGGTGGCGACGAGCTGTTGGCCGCGGTCGCCGGCCGGACAAGCTCGACGGTGTGTGCGGCGCCCGTGGCCCACCTGCCAGGTAGATAACGCCGTAGTAGAACCCCTGGCTGCCGCGCGCTGATCGCGCGAGCGGCGGATCGCGAATCCGGCCGGCTCTGACCGGAGCGCCCTGTTATGGGTGGCCCGGCGTCGCGGGCGGTCGTCTCCTGACCGGCCTGGCTCTCCAGGTCGACCCGCCGGACATCCAGCTGCGCCCACGTCCGCGACGTCCGCGACGTCCGCGAAAGCGTTGCCGCGTTGCGCCGTTGCCAAGTTGCGCCGTTGCCGCGTAACGGCGCAACGGCGTCGCCGGACGCCGCCGGTGATCTGCCGCCGGGGTGGCACTTCTTCGCTGGCCCTTCCTCGTCGCCCACCGGTCCGGAATCTTCCGCCGCGTTCGAGACGACGCGGCTGGGGCTTCACATTCGTCTTGCCTGGCGCCCTCCCCCGTCGCGGGCTGGGCCCAGGGACACCGTTATGGAGAACAGCCTGTGCATTCAGGACTCGACTGGGGCCGTGTACTGATCGTGGTCCCGCTTCTCGGCTTCATGTTCATCGCGCCAACGATCGTGATCTGGTGGGATCTGCGCAGAGATCGGCGCCGGTTCGGTCTGGAGGCGCTGTCGCGGCCCATTCGCTACACCGCGGATGGGAGGCCCGGCCGCGAGGGGCTCCCGCTGCCTCCCGCCACCGACGCCATCGACGCCGCCGCCGACGACGACACCGACACCGCTGGCCGGGTCCCGGTCGACGTGCCGTCGAAGGGTCCGCGCCTTCGCACCGGCGCCGTTCCCGGGCCGACTCCCGAGACCGAGCCTTCCGCCGCTGGACGTTCCGCCGCTGGACGTTCCGCCGCTGGACGTTCCGCGCCTGGCCGA of the Pseudofrankia saprophytica genome contains:
- a CDS encoding alpha/beta fold hydrolase, whose amino-acid sequence is MCDSGWITHLREQLDLLSFGRFVERLAQHFTVIRFDKPGCGLSDRDGADLSFDGQVAAALAVADAVGTRRFRLFGASQGGQIAAAIAARCPERVEALVVYGMCADGRELAPLDVRKSVVALVRAHWGMGLQALANAFVTDPTADEMAAFTRFQRTSASAAVAAQLLEVYYDTDIRALLPAVRTPTAVLHREGDRGTRFELGRAVAASIPGATLIPLPGSSHLYYHGDWEAVLDAALTFLGQPARRGQRLTDREFEIAELVTEGLTNHAIAGRLSVAPRTIETHVENIRRKLRMSSRAQIAAWTTEQRLRRHR
- a CDS encoding LLM class flavin-dependent oxidoreductase, which gives rise to MTARRGVGLTPMETRRDVIVRAAVLAEELGYETFAVPEGWGLDSTPVVTEIALRTTRIQLASAVLSVWGRTPATLAMTAATLHQVCAGRYVLGLGASTKALVEGFHDVPFEHPAAKLREVVTQVRALLAGEPAQLRHLPGAHPLRLGQSPTSEVPIFLAALGPRTTRVAAEVGDGWIPALMARDHLPAAAEQLNRLRATVAPDRAALTVAAGPIAVADENPDTARHIAASCAAWYLTAMGGVYARSVSDQGYAPQISAIADANPRPSPRRGIIPPAAQSVLDQLAAYGTGGQVTEQLAAWDQVADVVTILLPPGLPWPTIEATLVAAAPPAAGRAEGPNAAVPRPGSAQVLR
- a CDS encoding class I SAM-dependent methyltransferase gives rise to the protein MGFYDDQVLPRITDLALGRPMEETRARVAAGLSGEVLEIGFGSGRNIPHLPAGVTRLLAVEPAAVGRKLAASRIAAAPAPVEFIGDDGQALPLPDESVDHVLTTWTLCTIPDAEQALREIHRVLRPGGTMHFTEHGRSPRPGVARWQDRLTPSWGRLAGGCKLNRRIDELVEKSGLTVESVRTYPMSGTALMGFAYEGVASKPGTADLQEQRH
- the nhaA gene encoding Na+/H+ antiporter NhaA, with protein sequence MPESPPRRFVVFDRGSWPESRRIAAILRKETIGGAVLLVATVLALVWANSPWSASYQSMVSYRLGPARLRLDLTVAEWAADGLLAIFFFVAGLELKREFVAGDLRDPRRAAVPVVAAMGGVAVPAVLYSLVNLDGGASRGWAIPTATDIAFALAVLAVVGRHLPPAPRTFLLTLAVVDDLLAIVIIAVVYTRHLSVVPLLGALVPFAVFTVLVQRRVRAWWLLLPLAAATWMLVHASGVHATVAGVLLGFAVPVRRRHGDQAGGPPTGPGLAEHFERRWRPISAGVAVPVFAFLSAGVTIGGLHGLTDALTDRAALGVMLGLLIGKPVGIMAATFLVARFTHATLDDELAWIDVLGLAVLAGIGFTVSLLIGELAFGTGSGHDDHIKIAILASSLFAAVLAAAVLRPRNRAYRASRATNSTQ
- a CDS encoding ABC transporter permease subunit codes for the protein MSAFADTLRAEWTKFRTIRGWVIATVAIVGVIVAFGLMPGMQGSCGKNGPGSECSLPVGPGGEEVTDTFTFLHQALAGDGEVIARVTAITGLASGVDPDAPSHTVEPWAKAGLIVRAGTGQGSSYAAVMVTGGHGVRLQYDYTHDVAGSPGDTTTTAPRWLRLSRSGDTVTAAESVDGGRWTTVGTARLPGLPPTVEVGLFATSPQHSEELHAGLMSGAMGGPTQVTGTFDHLAARDGWTGAAWHPDVIGAPSGPSGDPLGAALGVERVGDAVRLTGSGDIAPAVAGAGGLGVSIAQTLVGTFVGLILAVVVGTVFVTAEYRRGLVRTTFAASPHRLRVLAAKATVVGGVMFVAGLAAAAATITLGQRVLRGNGVYVHAAPAGTEARVVVGTAALLAVAAVLALGLGTLLRRGVTAVTTAVLVIVLPYLLAMTVLTGDAARWLLRVSPAAAFALQQASPEYPQVANLYTPADGYFPLAPWAGFAVLAGWAAVVLAAAAVTQRRRDA
- a CDS encoding ATP-binding cassette domain-containing protein yields the protein MITVNGLRKRFGETTALDGMTFTVQPGQVTGFVGPNGAGKSTTMRVVLGLDAADDGEALIDGHPYRSLRHPLRHVGALLDAAAVSPGRTARNHLLWLAHSQGLGAGRVDEVLDAVGLGSVGRRRAGGFSLGMRQRLGIAAALLGDPPALMLDEPFNGMDPEGIIWMRGLTRALAAEGRAVLVSSHLMSQLQDIADHVVVAGRGRVLADASVPELLAAVSDGRVTVRSSAARAAVVLAGGGGSVTAAGDGTLVVAGLPAEAIAALLSRHRVPFSELAAHRATLEDAYLELTRDAVEYRAAASAATTEEAR